A window from Streptobacillus canis encodes these proteins:
- the rihC gene encoding ribonucleoside hydrolase RihC has translation MRKNLIIDTDPGIDDAVAIAIALFSEKYNVNLISTVAGNVDIEKVTLNARRLLKFFGKEEIPVVMGSKSPLIEKLETAVDVHGLSGMEGWDFEDPVVDIVDENFLSYMYKTIMEKDKKTTIMAIGPLTNIALLLKIYPDVKNKIEEIVFMGGSLTRGNKGVMSEFNIAVDPEAAYIVIHSGVPIVMAGLDIGLKALIYPEDSEKIKVQNKTGEMVYSLFKKYRGGSFNTGLKMYDSTAVAYLLKPDLFEYVDTYVDVELKGEMTKGVTLVDLRGYLKKDIKNVKVITDVKAEEFRTWFIESLNKCI, from the coding sequence TAGCGATTGCAATAGCATTATTTTCAGAAAAATATAATGTTAATCTAATTTCAACAGTTGCAGGTAATGTTGATATTGAAAAAGTAACTTTAAATGCTAGAAGATTATTGAAATTTTTTGGAAAAGAAGAAATACCAGTTGTAATGGGAAGTAAATCACCTTTAATTGAAAAACTTGAAACAGCTGTAGATGTTCATGGTCTTAGTGGAATGGAAGGCTGGGATTTTGAAGATCCAGTGGTAGATATAGTTGATGAAAATTTCTTAAGCTATATGTATAAAACGATAATGGAAAAAGACAAAAAAACTACTATAATGGCTATAGGTCCTTTAACAAATATTGCACTTTTATTAAAAATTTATCCTGATGTTAAAAATAAAATTGAGGAAATAGTTTTTATGGGTGGAAGTTTAACTAGAGGAAATAAAGGAGTTATGTCAGAATTTAATATAGCTGTTGATCCAGAAGCAGCATACATTGTAATTCACTCAGGGGTACCTATAGTAATGGCTGGATTAGATATAGGACTTAAAGCCTTAATATATCCAGAAGATAGTGAAAAAATAAAAGTTCAGAATAAAACAGGTGAAATGGTGTATTCATTATTTAAAAAGTATCGTGGTGGAAGTTTTAATACAGGATTAAAAATGTATGATTCAACAGCTGTTGCATATTTATTAAAACCTGATTTATTTGAATATGTTGACACATATGTTGATGTAGAGTTAAAAGGAGAGATGACTAAAGGAGTAACTCTAGTAGATTTAAGAGGATATTTAAAAAAAGATATAAAGAATGTAAAAGTAATAACAGATGTAAAAGCGGAAGAATTTAGAACATGGTTTATAGAATCGTTAAATAAATGTATATAA